Proteins encoded in a region of the Neodiprion lecontei isolate iyNeoLeco1 chromosome 5, iyNeoLeco1.1, whole genome shotgun sequence genome:
- the LOC107217950 gene encoding ER membrane protein complex subunit 6 isoform X3, producing MSTKVRTKQEKTGEVVAYSEGAVRNNSAVVEYCRISMAALSGSTAGLLGLTGLYGFGFYIFAVVGLWALLMMKTGGQWKKYFISRQSLLTNGFFGGLFTYVLFWTFLFGMVHVY from the exons ATGTCTACGAAAGTAAGAACAAAGCAAGAGAAAACCGGCG AGGTGGTCGCTTACAGTGAGGGAGCGGTTAGAAATAATTCAGCTGTCGTCGAATACTGCAGGATATCCATGGCTGCGTTATCTGGAAGTACGGCTGGACTCTTGGGTCTGACTGGACTCTATGGTTTTGGATTTTATATATTCGCTGTAGTTGGGTTATGG GCGCTGCTTATGATGAAAACTGGTGGGCAATGGAAAAAGTATTTCATAAGTAGACAAAGTTTGCTAACAAATGGATTTTTTGGTGGGCTATTT ACGTACGTGTTGTTCTGGAC ATTCCTTTTCGGCATGGTGCATGTCTACTGA
- the LOC107217950 gene encoding ER membrane protein complex subunit 6 isoform X1, with the protein MSTKVRTKQEKTGEVVAYSEGAVRNNSAVVEYCRISMAALSGSTAGLLGLTGLYGFGFYIFAVVGLWALLMMKTGGQWKKYFISRQSLLTNGFFGGLFIPFRHGACLLRGGNTQYLKLAEIHNCATNCNYYL; encoded by the exons ATGTCTACGAAAGTAAGAACAAAGCAAGAGAAAACCGGCG AGGTGGTCGCTTACAGTGAGGGAGCGGTTAGAAATAATTCAGCTGTCGTCGAATACTGCAGGATATCCATGGCTGCGTTATCTGGAAGTACGGCTGGACTCTTGGGTCTGACTGGACTCTATGGTTTTGGATTTTATATATTCGCTGTAGTTGGGTTATGG GCGCTGCTTATGATGAAAACTGGTGGGCAATGGAAAAAGTATTTCATAAGTAGACAAAGTTTGCTAACAAATGGATTTTTTGGTGGGCTATTT ATTCCTTTTCGGCATGGTGCATGTCTACTGAGGGGAGGGAATACTCAGTATTTGAAACTTGCTGAAATTCACAACTGTgcaacaaattgcaattattatttataa
- the LOC107217950 gene encoding ER membrane protein complex subunit 6 isoform X2, with amino-acid sequence MSTKVRTKQEKTGEVVAYSEGAVRNNSAVVEYCRISMAALSGSTAGLLGLTGLYGFGFYIFAVVGLWALLMMKTGGQWKKYFISRQSLLTNGFFGGLFLVQLLLLQTYVLFWTFLFGMVHVY; translated from the exons ATGTCTACGAAAGTAAGAACAAAGCAAGAGAAAACCGGCG AGGTGGTCGCTTACAGTGAGGGAGCGGTTAGAAATAATTCAGCTGTCGTCGAATACTGCAGGATATCCATGGCTGCGTTATCTGGAAGTACGGCTGGACTCTTGGGTCTGACTGGACTCTATGGTTTTGGATTTTATATATTCGCTGTAGTTGGGTTATGG GCGCTGCTTATGATGAAAACTGGTGGGCAATGGAAAAAGTATTTCATAAGTAGACAAAGTTTGCTAACAAATGGATTTTTTGGTGGGCTATTT CTGGTTCAACTGTTGCTGTTACAGACGTACGTGTTGTTCTGGAC ATTCCTTTTCGGCATGGTGCATGTCTACTGA